CTTTTCCAGTTTGCTCTGACTGGCATAAATTGTGGGTTTTTAGGTGTCTAGCTCACTGTTTTTCCGGCCGAGGTGGCTTGCCAAGATAAATGAATACACATTAAAAGGCTGTGGTGTACTATACATAGATGCACCACGTCCATTGCACTCGCTGGCTTCCCCTATGCTTAGACTTGATTCCGATGTCTGACAGAAACTGGAAAGTGTTTTGAATACAACCACGTATTGGCCGGAATGGCTTCAGGCTCGAAATCAAGATCTTTCAGCTCGATGACTGGTTATTAAACCGTAAGTAAGGActacttaaaaaatattgggtaaatgatttaaaattaaatgcatttaagccATTGAGATATTAATCAATACAAATAACTTACAAATCCCAAACTGTATTGATCTTGACATTTAGTTAAAAAGGCACTTTTACTATGCGTTGTAGGACGCTAATAAAAGCGTCTAGCTGTTTTGCAAACCAGGTCCATTCGCCCATTCATAAGGCGATAACCGAACTGGGATTAGGGCCAGCTGAGCTCTCTACCATCGCCAGCACGAAACCCAACATCCACGCCAACGCGTTATGTTTGGGCCTGGTCAACGTAATGACAGCTTCGCGTGTTTCGGGCCGCGAGTGGATGGCTGCCTTATTGGTGGCTTGGCGGCATTCTGGCTATATCGCTCCACGACTACAAAATGTTCATTCACAAAGTGCCGGCAAGACGCCAACGCATTCGAGGCAAAAACCGCTTATCAAGCTGTCGCTGGCGGTCTGTtgtcacacacaaaaaatggttttgcaacaaataaaacataataatttgCATGTGGGCTGCGACTTGGAAACGTGGTTCAATCATTCAAAAAATCAGCTTATAAGCTTtgggacatttttttttggttgttgttgttctatTGGAATTTATTCTATTCCTATTCTAATACCCAagatttttatgattttcctCTATCCCAAGCATGATAttcattgcatttatttaaatctatAAAATGACGATATCACGGAAAAAGTAATACAAATGGTATTATTAATAAAGGTATTCCAGATATTCTAAGAACTAGATGACATTTTGTTTACCTACATATAATTATAGGGAGTGTAACGAGTACTTTCCAACATAATAAGCTCAAACCTATTTTTGGTCAAAccaaatttattatttattttacattgcATGTGGAGTTGAACTCAGTATATGTTtggcaaaattaaataaaagttggcAAAAATAGCGAAAATCGATTTCCGTTGAGCTATTGTTCGTGTTGTGCTTCGCcgtgttgtttttatttgtgcatTTCCTGGCTTTTCCGTTGGCATTGTCTCGTTCGTTTACCTTTTTGCACTGCTATTCATGCAATTACCGTGGCCCAGAGCCGGCTTCTTTTGGgtattttgcattaaaatcgattttgcaattgacattttgatgattatacctgttactcgttgagtaaaagggtatactagattcgttgaaaagtatgttacaggcaaaagaaaatctttccgaccatataaagtatatatattctttattataTCCGTCTGTGCGATTGATCTCAAAAGCTGAAATGCTTAGATTatgcatgcagactccagaggcatagacgcaacgcaagtttgttttcccattttgccacgcccagtctaacgctcacaaaccgcccaaaactgccacgcccacacttttgaaaaatgtttagatattttttcagaaatgtattagtattgtatatttctttcgcccacaaaccgccaacaactgccagtgtgaaaatttctccttcgcacttccactatctgagtaacgggtatcagatagtcggggaacttgacaatagtattttcttttgtttttacgtTGTGTTTGGCACTAATTTCTGCCCAGTTGCGCAAAAACTGAAAGTTAAATGCAACTGTTGTTGACATTTGGGCTGTATGAATAATCTATGCTTCCTTGGCTCCTGTGATTTGCTCACCAAATGGGAACATTATATGTCTTCATCAAGACGCCTCCTGATGCTTTCGATCTTTGTCTGCCTGACTCatcttgcttttgctttcaaTGTCATTTATTGTGTAATTGAAGCTTTACTATGGGCAAAACCtagccaaaacaaaacgaaaactcgttttcgcttttattgACCATTTGCGCGTCCTCACTCGCTATTTTTTCTCTTCAAGAAAGAAGCACACATAAAGTCTTCGGCTGCCTTTTACGGCTGCTTCTTAACAATCTGCTGCCGTTCGGCCATCGTGACACTGATACTTGGCCAGAAACCAGCAGCATCGCTTTGTGGTCTTGACCAAATAAGTTTGTTGAACAGGATTGTGTGACAAAAACCCATGTTGGAGCcattttagctttttggtTCACTCTCTGGACAATGGTTATACGGGCAAGAATTTGTGGGATTATTGACTaaagtttccatttccaatgtATGGTGACTTTCTTCTGCACTTCAGGAATCTTATTAATTAgcaaattttttaattcagatgaatattaattaaagttaatCCCGAGGGGATTGGTCGGTTCTGTTTTCAATCGAGACATATGGATCTCACCCACTTTCATTACATTAAATGTGTCTCTTACTTTGCTTATTCGTTCATGTCATGTTTGGTATGTTTGCTCGTTGAATTTGCACAATAATTTTCTGCTTTATTCGCATTTAACGAAATGCGCAGACAACAAAAGTTAAACTCAATTAGATTTAATCCAGCGAAAAAACGATGACGATATGAACTTTGAACTTCTGGGCTAATGGAATAAAGAACGATTCCCATTTTAATGTGAAAACACGCGGATAATTGTATatcgaatataaataattacattatTAGTTCAGTTACTAGGTTGGAAGGTGTCTTCTTTTTAGTCCTGCAACTTTCAATTTCTGTCATCCAAGTCTAATTTTCTCACAGATAAgaggtttttttttactttaaaggGATGCCCCTCGAGTTTCGCTTGAATTTGGATCAAATATGGCGGTAAAACCTTTGACTTGGTTCCAAGTACTAACTTAAGGggtcaaaatattttatacaattgTTTCACTAATTTATTATCTTTTCCTGTTGCAGAATACGTCGCCCCTGTGGGAGGACTTTGTGGCTAAGGCCGGAAAACTACACACTTGCTTAAGGTAAGTTAACTTTGGGTGTAAATCGGTTGCTTCATTCTGGAGAACGATATTTCATCAGCAGCCAGCTAACGAGCAACAGTTACAAAACTCTAGAACGAGAACTGCGTGTTAATAAACTCAATGTTCGTTTTCCTGAATTCGTCTTTACGCTTTTCACTTCCTCGCACTGCGGCGTATATAATGTGAGGcgtatataatttttttgtgctctttctgctgttgctgaatTTGTTGGTCGTTGGGTAGAGACCACCGGCACAGACTTCgggcatttgtttgttttattttctctgtgGTTTTAATGCTTAGACTTGGCCCAAATATTCTCGCGGACGAGGGTCCCCGCGGCAATGTCTGGCCAAAGTATATAGCCGCCGAATAGCGGTTGCATTAATCACTACCCCAAGTCCTATTGACCGAGTTCAAATCACGGGACTTGCCAAAACGCGCTTCGAGTGTTTGCCCACTGCGCTTGACACACATCTTGACCGATTTCCCGCAAGGTGAACCCGCCCGGATCAACACGCCCAGATGGGTACCACTTTTGTATACCCTAGATGTGGGTATTAAGCATTATTTACCATGGTTCCAATCATAAAAGAATTACGATTAAGTATATTTCACGCGATAGGGTATTCAAGGCTTCAGATACCACAGGTACTGTGTATgtttagtgtttttttttcctagcTGGCTCCTAATTGAAATATCGCCCACGGGCAAGTGGAGAAGATGTTTATTACATCTAGCTGGCTGGGCCCACAATAATAATGATGTTGCATTTGCTCTCCTCTGTTCACAGGGCCGCCATCCAGGCAATCGCCGCCTATTTGGATGCCTTCCAAAAGATAGCCGATGCGGCGACCAACTCAAGAGGTAAGTTCAAACCGTGGATTCGTCTGCGTGAAAATACAATACGGTGGAATCCCCTTCACCGCCGGCTCGGGTACTGTATCTCTTTCCGCTGCTCATTATTCATGGGTCTATTCGCAGTCAGCGGCGGTCATCGATCTGATTTGTATACACATTCATGCTTTCGATGTTTACGTTGTCGATTCTCCCTTTCTGCGTTCGAATGGCGATGTTGCTATTCTCTCTGACCTCACGCATTTCGTTGGTTttgctatttatatttatttatcgaGTGCCCGATTATGCAATGTCCGACGTCCGATTCTCGCAGCCCACCTCAGTCCGGACGGGAAATGCGATGCCAGATGGGAGAGCTGTGGTCGTTATTAGACTAGCAGCTTGAATATAGTACAACATGTGGCTGTTCCAttgacatttttcattttttatactCCTTTTTATACTCTCTTAACGCCCTTTCATGGATTTGGTGTGTGGCTGGTGCTAAGTGCACATGCTCGTGCCAACCCCTTTGGCAAGAGAAGCCTGCTCGCTTGGTCGTTTGCACTTACTAAATGGTTTCATTAGCTTTAGTGGTTACTTGGCTCAGTGCGGTCAAGCATCGACACATGTGTCCGTTCTCCCTTAGAGGCGTTCCAAATGCAACTCGAGTCTAAGTTTAAGATTCTTGATTCGCACTTGGCACACGGTCAACATGAGGGGTCCTCAAGGTGGTGGGTTTTCTGGGTACCCagctcatttggaatttgagGCAAGTGGTTCTGAGAGCCGGCCTTTCAAAGGAGACTCAAAAAGCTACTGCCTATTTGGCATATAAGTACACATCAAACGAGGATGGAAAAAGTTATTATATGATTCGGAGGCAGTCCGAGATAATCGGGCCGCCTGTCACTTGCTGGTGATATGCAGAcacagaagcaggagcagtagCAGTAACTGGTGGCCTGACCAGTTGTCCCGGATCCGACTTTGAATCGAACTGTGGCATGGCATAATGGGCACACACGGGACTTGGGACTTGGGACTCGGGAGCTAAGTCTGGAGAAATGGAGTCCCGATTCGTGTCGCATGCAATGTTGTCTGCTGCGCCTCCAAATTGAAACGACAGCCCATGGCGTGCGATTGTTGCTGCATGCTCTAAACATTTCCGCTGCCAGCTTAATTATTCGTGCTCCGTGGATGAATGGTTGTTCCCCTCCagtaatttaatttggcaacTGTTTAATATTGCATGCTTACATGCTTAATTTGGGTTACGAAACATACCAAGCAAGGTTCTAGGCAATTGATGGCGAAACAAGTGGAAAGTGAAACCTATTGTCTTATATAAGCTAAGTTCAATACATACATGTTAACTTCTTGAATAAAATATTGGATTTTAACATTTCGGGAAAGTTGGTATTGAAtgataaaatcaaattcaatgtCCTGTTTAAACTTGCTTCGCCACATGACAAAATGATCACTTGTATTCCCTTGATTGCAGGCGCCTCAAAGGAGATCGGCACCGCCCTGACCCGTGTTTGCCTCCGACACAAGGCGGTGGAGACACGTCTGAAGACCTTCACCAGCGCCATTATGGATTGCCTGGTGCAGCCGCTGCAGGAGAGGATCGAGGACTGGAAGCGCACGGTGGCCACCATCGACAAAGACCATGCCAAAGAGTACAAGCGCTGTCGCAGTGAACTGAAGAAGCGCTCCAGCGACACCCTGCGCCTGCAGAAGAAGGCGCGCAAGGGTCAGACGGACGGTTTGCAGTCCCTGATGGACTCGCACATGCAAGATGTCACCCTGCGCCGTGCAGAACTGGAGGAAGTCGAGAAGAAATCCTTGAGGTCGGCCATGGTGGAGGAGCGTCTTCGCTACTGCAGCTTTGTCCACATGCTTCAGCCAGTGGTGCACGAGGAGTGCGAGGTCATGTCAGAGTTGGGTCACCTACAGGTGCGTAGAGCGGTGCTTACATTGTGTGCTCAGTGACTAATAAAGTTTTTTTACAGGAAGCCATGCAGTCAATTGCGCTAGTAACCAAGGAACCCAGTGTCCTGCCCCAGGCCTCCGAGGAGCTAATTCACGACGCTAAGGCCAGCATTAATCTGTACCCGGAGTCTCCAGGTGGCGGTTCCGGCTCGCAGGGCGGCGGCTGCTCCAACTCGCTGGGTTCCCGAAAGAGCTCCGTCTGTTCCATCAGCAGTATGAACAGCAGCGGCTCGAGCAATTCTCCCGGTCACCATCACTATCCGCGCTCCTTGTCGCAGGTGCGTCATGTCACAGGGTTTCGTAGATGCCCATCATCAAACCCACATTTGGCATTGTGGCGTCCGctcatttcttgtttttcatcAATGGTCTTTTGTGttccgttttcgtttttttagTTTGTAACGCCCGCAATTCGCTTGAAACCTGGTGAATCCAGTGATAGTGGCTTTTGCTCATCGCCAGCTCTAACAACACaggttttcatttctttttcttccgTTCAATTTTACCCAATTACAAAGACTTCTCCAAGTTATCTTTAACTGCTTTGATTTTACTGACGGCTTTGCTGATTCTCCACAGACCTCGAATGCAACGAATCAAACGGCAAATGTCTCAACCTGGCCCCCACATTCCCAGGATGGCGTAGACACACTGCCACCGACCGCTGACCGTCCGCACACCATTTCGACGGCATACGAAAAGGGTCACCAGCGTCCTCCACTGACCGTCTACACGTTCCAAAACCCGGAGACCATTCACGAGTCGGGCAGCTGCTTGAACAACGGAACCGCAGCCCCGAATGGACAGCCCCTGTCCGGACAAACCACTCCGGCCACTCAGAAATCACCGGCTGCCTCACTTAGTCGGCCTCCCTTGCCAGTTGTAAGTAGGGAGTAGTCATTAAATCAAACAACAATTTATAAagggtttttgtttattttgtattgttCTGGTCCTTAATCGAGTATTAGGTATTAATTACTTAATAAGAAAAATTTACTTTCCTTTGGTCATGAAAAAGAAAGAGCGGACTTTGTCTAGACTGCTAAAATAAATCGTTTAAACTAAGTTAAAGATAATATTGCATTAACAAAATCGAATACCAGATGCGAAGATTTCAAAACTACAGTATTTATAGATATGATACTTATGTATGTTATGTATGTTGATTGCGCTATGTAGAATCATCTGAATTTGTCTTTAAGTACTAAGTGTATGCAATGTTATGGAAGGAGACAATAGTCGAATAGTCGGGAAACCGTCTATTAACTTTTTACATTCTATTAAGTTGTCTCTCTCGTTGTGTTGGCCGGGATACTCGCCATAGAAGCCAGCCCATGTGGTGAGTATTCCAGAGTCAGAGCCCCACCAATCGTAGATCCAACAGCGCGCTCATCTGCATGCGCCCCGCTAGACCACTGACAACTAGGACCTTTAAGTCGCCTCATCATTAAACCTAAAACATTTAGATTTTCACCGTGACTAACCGATGGCCTTACACACTTTTCAGCGCTGCTCGTCGCTGGAGCGACCCCTTTCGGCCCAGAGTAACCACCGCCAGGGAAGTGGGAGCAACCTGCTGCAGCGCCAGTGCCCCTCGCCGATTCCGGCTCATATCACGAAAGGTAAATGGTGCGCAATGCCTGGCAATTGCCCAGCTTGTCTCCGTGTATTTGTGTGCACGCTTGCCCTTGGCTAATCCCATCAGTCTTACTAATAACCGTGTCCACCCGCATGTCCTTGCTAACATCATCCGCACACAGAGCTGTCCGCAGCACATCAtgcacagcaacagcagcagcagcaaaatcaGCAGCCTCAGACGCCACCCACCTATGTGAACATGTCTGAGTTGGCCACCATGGCAGCTTTGAAGCAAGCCAACCAACAGCAAAAGACCTCTACGCCGCctctgcagcagcagagctCCATTGACTCGGCCTGCTCCCAGCATTCCAACGACTCCTCCGGCTCGcatcagctcctccagcagcagcagcaacatccatCGCAGCAAAATCACCACTCAGCCACTGCCACACGCTCCCATTCCATATCCTCGACGGCTTCGTCACTTCACTCGCATCCGTCGATCGACTCCACCGTCGCTTGCGGCTCGCTGGTGGGCCAACACAACcacagcaccagcaccaacacGAACACCAACACCACCTCGCCGTCCAGTGGCAGCTCCACGCCACAGAACCATTACTCGCCCCTGCTAACCAACTCCCCCACGTCCACTGCCGCAGGTACTCCCAGTGGCAGCAGCTTAGGTCCTGGGCCCGGTTTGGGATTTGTCTACCAGGTCAGCTCCCCGACGCCTCCCTCCAGCGAGGTGCTGAAGATCACCGAGCAAACCGCAGCAGGACAGGATCAGAGTACAGCCAACAGCGTAGCAGAAGAGATGGATGAGCGATCAAGGGCCTCTGTCCTGCAGAAGGCTTCAATGTTCGAAAAGGCGGCAGCTGCGGCTGCGGTCTCGCCTCCAGCTTCCATTCAGGTTGCATCCAGTGCCCCAGCTTCGGGAGGCGGAACTCGACGATCAgaggcggagcagcaggaaaTGGGTGAGTTGAATCAGCGACCAGCCGGATCGTTGAAAGCGAAGTGTGTCAATTGATCCTAGCACCCAGCCCACCCAGCACCAAAGAGCACTTTGAACATGAGTCTCCCCTGTCTTCACTTTCATGACTAGcccgtttttatttataattgacAAACATatcgtaaatattttttaacccccaaatttcttttttgtttttccctccCCTTTCTCTAcaaatttttggtttgttgtgTAAATGCAACGGCAACAACTGCATCAAAACCAACTTTAAaccattaattattttttggttttgactTCATGTTCACCCTACCCAAAATCTCTTTCGTCTGTAAACTATTATTCACAATGAACCAACTGcaccacaaaaacaacaacaacaaaactgtCTTCAAATCGATaccaacaaatatgaaaatatgaatttaacaGACAAATCTTTCGAAGATTCAATACAAGCactaaataatttaattggcGAACTAGACTCCTTTCAACGCGAGATAGATGAGGGCAAGGTCAAGCCGCCGAGCAACAACAtaagcggcagcaacaacaatatgaccaccagcagcaacagcagcagcgacaacaacaacctcCCCGCCACTAGCAACATCGAGCCCTGCGCCATCAGCAATCAGACAAACTCGAGCGGCTGTGGAACAGACATATCTGACACCACGTCCGACGAACTGGCCGGCGACGATATGGACGTCAGGCAGCGGGATCGAGATCAGGATCTGCTCGGCGCCAGCGATTCGGAGCTGAGTCGCTGCTATGTGAGCGAGACGAGTTCGCTGACCGGTGGTCTGACGGCCGGCGGCTACGAGAATCCCACATTCGCGCACTTTGCGGCCAATGCGAATAGAGATGACGCTGTTTCCCTGGCCTCCGACAGCGTTTGTCTCGGCCAGCCACGCCATGCCTACGTGGATACTTGTAGCGACAGCGGCAGTGCCGTGGTGGTGATCTACGACCACCAGATTCCCAACACGCCCGACATTGAGTTCGTGAAGCAGAACTCCGAAATTGTAGTGCTGCGGACCAAGGATCCGCAGCCCCACGCGCTTCAGCTGCACGAGATGCGcgagctgcagcagttgccCGCGAATTTAGCCGCTTCACCGGACTCCTCGCCGGACTCGGCCGCTGGCCAGGCGCCACCAACAGCAACTGTGGCGCCCGCCAAGCAGCGACTCTCCTCGTTTCGCGCCACCAGTGAACAGCAGTTGCAACTCCTCGGACGCGGCAGTCCGCAAAGAGGTAAAACACCCAGTGAGCAGGTGGTACAGAGCAGACCACAGGACCAGCATTATCCACAGACACATCAGCAGGATATTGATGGCAGTAGTCCACCAGTAGAAATTGCAAGGCGCCAGCTGCCCCCCAAGCCCACCAGCTTGAGCGTTTTTAACGGCCCCGTCCCCACTGCGGGCGATAGGCCTGTTGTGCCTCGAAAGTCGGATTTTAAGGCCGATCTAGATGCTAAAATACGCAGGCAAAAGCAGAAAGTTaaacagcagttgcagcagcaacagcagcaagaaacgcagcagcagcagcaagcaccACAAGAACAGCAACACTCACCACAGTCGCCCCAAACCAGAAACTGTAATGTCACTAATCAACAAGCCGCCAGTATTACTGAATTTGCATCTGCAACCGCACCAGCATCCACAGACCCGTACCCGCATCAAAATCATAGAATGCCAAACCAAAATCAGACAGCCACATCCAATCACAAGCAGTGCAAGACGACCACAATGGCATTGTCACCGTCATCACCTCGCGGCCATCTGCCATTATCACCGTCATCGCTATCGTCATTACCATTACCAGCCACCAATTCATCACCATCAAATGGTCGGTCATCGATGTTGTCCGCCAGTGACCGACCACCCGATCATCCATATGTGTGCTCGAATGCTCCAGCCAATCCCCACCATGCCAATAGCATTACAAATGCCAATGTCAATGCCAATGCCCAGCTCAAGCCGTGCATTACGCCCCGGCCGGCTTCGTTGTCGGGTTcgttttgttgatttttgatttttatggttttggtttttgattcCTTTTTTTTGAATACGTTCTTACTTAGTTGTACTTTGCAAATATCCTTATTATTTGTGCTTGCCAAAGTAACTTCACGTGGTTATtggttttttcgttttgctaTAAGTTCGATGTGGTAACCTTTCTCGCGCTAAGCACTAAGCTCATACCATCAAGTCACAATCATTAAGTTCAGATCATCAACAGACAACTCAAAAACAGCATGATACTGCCACTAACTGCTCAATGCTTAATCACTAATCAGATTTGATCAATTGTAACTACAATCTTTTcacaaaattgcattttgcgaAATCGCTTGAATTAGGGGAAATTTCTTTTCTACATGAATTTATATCGGAAGTGCCATCACTGCCATTAACGTTTTTCCACTCGCTTCGGGGTCACCATTATGATTCACAGCAGACCGAGAATTTTCATAACTTTTTCGATCAGCAGATCCTAACTCTGCGTCTATCTCTAACTTCTGGTATTAGATGGTGTCCTGTGTTTTGTGTGCCAAGTGTATAACTGATTACTGTACATAAATGTGAATAACAGCATAAACCAATGACTTGATGCGCAAAATGACCGCCTTACTTACTATGATTTTTACTTTTCCTAGGAGGAGCAGCCAGCGGTGGCTCCACGCGCATCGGACGTCGCTCGTCCATCAATCAGGCCAAGCCACCGCCGCCAGTTAGACGCAGTTCGTCGGTGACCCCCAGTCCCAATGCCTCGGTCGGGGTAAGTTAAAACGATTAATTACACCCTACACCCAACTAAGTTAGTCACTTAATATAAGGTAGTCGCTAAGCCGCTCAACTCTGGGTCACACACTCTTCGGTTTTCATTTTGCTATTACTCTTTAACTTATGATTTAATTACGCaacgcagctgcagcagcaaccacagcacGCGACTCTGTCGCAGCAGAATCACCAACTAAGCAGCTCCAGCGAGCACTTACCGCCACCCCCGCCATTCATGCTGGACTCTATGGCCCAGATTCCCAGCTCAGCGCTGAAAGTATCGGAGACGGTAAGAGCCCTGGCAGCCATGCGGCACCATCCAGCATCACCCGTGTCACTCAGGCgcatgcaacagcaacagcaccagcttcagcagcaacagcagcaacatgtgcagctgcagcaacccCTATTGCAGGTGTGTGCACGCTAGGCCAGTTCCCATCTGTACCAAAATGTTAGAATTCCTACACTCACCTGGCTAATTGACTTTGCAACCTAACTGGgtacaatattttttataattctcAAGTGTCACAGGATCCATATGCCTATCACTAATCGTAAACTGTAGGACTTTTAGTAGCTTTGCTAACGTAAAAATAATAGATTTTTAGCATGCCTTTCCTCTAACCTGAGCTTAGTtccatatattttcttatgtCAGCATCAATAGCATACCTTACGTGTCGAAGAATACAAATGTAGGTATATTTTGAGCTCATTGGGCAACGCTTTAAacttgaaatacattttggaTACTCAAGAATTATTCCCCAATAAAAGacagtatatttatattctttggGCCTATCTAGTGCTCGAGAGACCCACcttcaattgattttcttGCACTActtatcatttcattttatttcaacttACGTTTGCTTTACCACTACCACACACAAACCGAAACCCTTATACCCCACGTAGTCTGCGCACAACTCCCCCTCGAAAGATGACCTGACCGTAATCCACGACTATTTGGATCTGCACGCATATGCTCAGGCCTTGGCCACGGGTCAACAGCCAGGCGGTCAGCAGATGGCCAACCCGCATCGCTTTTttcaccagcagcaacatcagccaccgccgccgcctgtCTATCAAGTCGATGCCGTAAGTGACCAGCGGGTATCTCGCGGGCTAACTAACCTAAACTAACAGCTGTCTTCGTCTGGCCTAAAACGTCTGCCCTCCTTCCAGCTTAGTTGTAATGCTATATTCATAGATAACTCTAGAGCTTAGCTTTGGTCGTGTTTTGGCTAAATTTTAATTAGCGCCCGTCTTCCTCTCTTTTTTCTCATGCCACAACCACACGATCACTGACATACATTCACGACCAGACATTCCGCACCTCATCACCAGCCGCGGGCGGAGGGGGTGGCGGCAGCATATACGCCCAGCCCAAACTGGTCAACAGCATGTCAAGCTTCCGCACCAGCAGCCCCAGTCCCAATGGACATGCTCACCCACTGCCACCGACACAGCCAAAGGCGAATCCGAACCTAATTGCACAGCTCAATGCACGACTCAGcggcaaacagcaacagcagcagcaggtcgAGGGGATCTACGGCAACCAGCAGGCGCCCGGGGGAGAGTCTATCTACATGCGGAGTGGCTTGCCCATGtcgcagccgcaacagcagcaacactatGACGGTAAATCTGAACAAATCcagctgcaccaccagcaacagcataGAATTTACGCTAGTTTCGGCACCTCATCATCACCAATGTCATCGGCCCAtacggccagcagcagcactaaACCGTCCATTCTAACACCGACCACCTCATTCAATGCATTGCCTCACTTTCCCCTGTCTTCATCCACATCATCGTTGCTCTCCAAAGTCAGCTCATTCTCGAACTCTTCATCCGCATCCCCACCAACAATGGCAGCGGCCCCTGGTTCGGCCAATTCGCATTATCAGCCACCGCAGCCGCCGAATGCAGCAGTTGCTAACAGCAAAGACATGGCCACCTACTCAAGTTCGTTTACCAAAAATACAGCAGCTGCGCAATCGCCGAACATGAGACAGGCTCATTCccatcagcaccaccaacagccgcagcagcactACACTTGTCCGCCTCCTCTGGAGGAtcccccaccgccgcccattTACGCCGCCAGTGCATCGGCCACGATGCCCAAGAAGGTTGTCCGTCCGCCCACTGGCCAGAACACGTCTCACTCGAGCGCCTA
This genomic stretch from Drosophila teissieri strain GT53w chromosome 2L, Prin_Dtei_1.1, whole genome shotgun sequence harbors:
- the LOC122611437 gene encoding DNA N6-methyl adenine demethylase isoform X22, encoding MDLSLERDSSALGSLFQQIINDMKNTSPLWEDFVAKAGKLHTCLRAAIQAIAAYLDAFQKIADAATNSRGASKEIGTALTRVCLRHKAVETRLKTFTSAIMDCLVQPLQERIEDWKRTVATIDKDHAKEYKRCRSELKKRSSDTLRLQKKARKGQTDGLQSLMDSHMQDVTLRRAELEEVEKKSLRSAMVEERLRYCSFVHMLQPVVHEECEVMSELGHLQEAMQSIALVTKEPSVLPQASEELIHDAKASINLYPESPGGGSGSQGGGCSNSLGSRKSSVCSISSMNSSGSSNSPGHHHYPRSLSQFVTPAIRLKPGESSDSGFCSSPALTTQTSNATNQTANVSTWPPHSQDGVDTLPPTADRPHTISTAYEKGHQRPPLTVYTFQNPETIHESGSCLNNGTAAPNGQPLSGQTTPATQKSPAASLSRPPLPVKPAHVRCSSLERPLSAQSNHRQGSGSNLLQRQCPSPIPAHITKELSAAHHAQQQQQQQNQQPQTPPTYVNMSELATMAALKQANQQQKTSTPPLQQQSSIDSACSQHSNDSSGSHQLLQQQQQHPSQQNHHSATATRSHSISSTASSLHSHPSIDSTVACGSLVGQHNHSTSTNTNTNTTSPSSGSSTPQNHYSPLLTNSPTSTAAGTPSGSSLGPGPGLGFVYQVSSPTPPSSEVLKITEQTAAGQDQSTANSVAEEMDERSRASVLQKASMFEKAAAAAAVSPPASIQVASSAPASGGGTRRSEAEQQEMGGAASGGSTRIGRRSSINQAKPPPPVRRSSSVTPSPNASVGTFRTSSPAAGGGGGGSIYAQPKLVNSMSSFRTSSPSPNGHAHPLPPTQPKANPNLIAQLNARLSGKQQQQQQVEGIYGNQQAPGGESIYMRSGLPMSQPQQQQHYDAAAQSPNMRQAHSHQHHQQPQQHYTCPPPLEDPPPPPIYAASASATMPKKVVRPPTGQNTSHSSAYAAASTTATLPRNMMQQQQRLQQQQYQQPASIGIGNGNGHLGQRPQLPLPQQKLRAAQQQHLAEQQHQQQQQHQLQHQQHQQRQPAIPSRHSSVQQKIFVSTNPFIQTTAVKFHSPSASPTCGSPVTGSGSLASIYATTSRGGHHHQQQAQQQHYYRDAAGGNSNGGAAHYNHNAHAHSPAHHPNYATSTNIEKTGSIRTKTKAEFLENLNAKLAKQGMSGRAFAVRNLINSKALMYQNPQKLSRPSAQYRRPPTYPNTSSSTNATCEDQC
- the LOC122611437 gene encoding protein MTSS 2 isoform X30, which encodes MDLSLERDSSALGSLFQQIINDMKNTSPLWEDFVAKAGKLHTCLRAAIQAIAAYLDAFQKIADAATNSRGASKEIGTALTRVCLRHKAVETRLKTFTSAIMDCLVQPLQERIEDWKRTVATIDKDHAKEYKRCRSELKKRSSDTLRLQKKARKGQTDGLQSLMDSHMQDVTLRRAELEEVEKKSLRSAMVEERLRYCSFVHMLQPVVHEECEVMSELGHLQEAMQSIALVTKEPSVLPQASEELIHDAKASINLYPESPGGGSGSQGGGCSNSLGSRKSSVCSISSMNSSGSSNSPGHHHYPRSLSQTSNATNQTANVSTWPPHSQDGVDTLPPTADRPHTISTAYEKGHQRPPLTVYTFQNPETIHESGSCLNNGTAAPNGQPLSGQTTPATQKSPAASLSRPPLPVRCSSLERPLSAQSNHRQGSGSNLLQRQCPSPIPAHITKELSAAHHAQQQQQQQNQQPQTPPTYVNMSELATMAALKQANQQQKTSTPPLQQQSSIDSACSQHSNDSSGSHQLLQQQQQHPSQQNHHSATATRSHSISSTASSLHSHPSIDSTVACGSLVGQHNHSTSTNTNTNTTSPSSGSSTPQNHYSPLLTNSPTSTAAGTPSGSSLGPGPGLGFVYQVSSPTPPSSEVLKITEQTAAGQDQSTANSVAEEMDERSRASVLQKASMFEKAAAAAAVSPPASIQVASSAPASGGGTRRSEAEQQEMGGAASGGSTRIGRRSSINQAKPPPPVRRSSSVTPSPNASVGTFRTSSPAAGGGGGGSIYAQPKLVNSMSSFRTSSPSPNGHAHPLPPTQPKANPNLIAQLNARLSGKQQQQQQVEGIYGNQQAPGGESIYMRSGLPMSQPQQQQHYDDYATSTNIEKTGSIRTKTKAEFLENLNAKLAKQGMSGRAFAVRNLINSKALPDPRICHESLMDQIKRGATLKRNQKINDRSAPKIH